The bacterium genome includes a window with the following:
- a CDS encoding glucosamine-6-phosphate deaminase has product METVQTFKVEKLQVQVYQSKSALADAAAAWVSALLDEAIREKGRANLILATGASQFELVESLKKKAIEWKRITVFHLDEYKGMSITHPASFRKYLKERILDEVQPAQVHLLNGDSPDVEAELKRYESLLAASEIDCACIGIGENGHIAFNDPAVADFHDPRLVKVVDLDEACRRQQLGEGWFPTLADVPTQALSLTIPAIMRCRAISCVVPDQRKAAAVRAALYGPIETACPASILRTHAHAKLFLDSHSSSLIQFP; this is encoded by the coding sequence ATGGAAACCGTTCAAACGTTCAAGGTGGAAAAATTGCAGGTGCAGGTCTATCAAAGCAAGTCGGCGCTCGCGGATGCGGCTGCGGCGTGGGTGAGCGCTTTGCTGGATGAGGCGATCCGTGAGAAAGGCAGGGCCAATTTGATTCTGGCCACCGGCGCCTCACAGTTCGAGTTGGTCGAGAGCCTTAAAAAAAAGGCGATTGAATGGAAGCGCATCACTGTTTTTCATTTGGATGAATACAAAGGCATGTCCATCACCCATCCCGCCAGCTTTCGCAAATACTTGAAAGAGAGAATTCTGGATGAGGTGCAACCGGCGCAGGTGCATCTGCTGAACGGCGACAGCCCGGATGTGGAGGCCGAGTTAAAACGATATGAATCTCTGCTGGCGGCGAGCGAGATCGATTGCGCCTGCATCGGCATCGGTGAGAACGGCCACATTGCGTTTAATGATCCAGCGGTGGCGGATTTTCATGATCCGCGGCTGGTCAAGGTGGTGGATTTGGACGAAGCGTGCCGGCGGCAGCAGCTGGGAGAGGGGTGGTTTCCGACGTTGGCGGATGTGCCCACACAGGCCTTGAGCCTGACAATCCCGGCCATCATGCGTTGCCGCGCCATCAGCTGCGTGGTGCCGGATCAGCGCAAGGCAGCGGCGGTGCGGGCAGCGCTCTACGGACCCATCGAGACCGCTTGCCCGGCTTCGATCCTGCGCACCCACGCCCACGCCAAGCTGTTTCTCGATTCACACTCCTCGAGCCTGATCCAGTTCCCCTGA